The genomic window TCGAGCACCGACAGGTCGCGCACCGGGACCGCCGCCACCAGACCGGCGACCGCGGTTCCGGCGGTCGCCGAGTCCAGCGTGAAGGTCACCCGATGACCATTAGCGGTCACCGCGGCGAGGGTGGTGCCGGGCAGGGTGAAGCCGTCCGGCAGGGGCGTCTCCAGGTCGGCGACGAGACTGCGGCGCGAACCGTACCGGGCGTGCAGTGCCTCGATGCTGCCGTCGTGCACCACCCGGCCGTGGCCGATCACCACCAGACGGTCGCAGAGCCGTTCGATGTCGGCCAGGTCGTGCGTGGTCAGGACCAGGGTGGTGTCGCCGGCCGCGCCGAGTTCGGCCAGGAACGACCGGACCGCCTGCTTGCTGACCACGTCCAGCCCGATCGTCGGCTCGTCCAGGAACAGCACCTCCGGGCCGTGCAGCAGGGCCGCGGTCAGTTCGCCGCGCATCCGCTGGCCGAGGGAGAGCTGCCGGACCGGGGTGTCCATGAACTCGTCCAGGTCGAGCAGGTCACGGCACCGTTTCAGGCGGGCGGCGTGGTCGGCGGGCGGCACCCGGTAGATGTGCCGGAGCAGCGCGAACGACTCCCGCAACGGCAGATCCCACCAGAGCTGGGACCGCTGGCCGAACACCACGCCGATCCGCAGCGCCAGTGTGGTGCGCTGCGGGACCGGGGTCAGGCCGCACACCGACACCGTCCCGGATGTGGGCGTCAGCACACCGGTCAGCATCTTCAGGGTGGTCGACTTGCCGGCGCCGTTCGGGCCGATGTAGCCGACCATCTCCCCACGGCCGATGCGCAGGCTCACCCCGTCGACCGCCGCGACCGTGCGTTTCTCCCGCCGGAGACGGCCGGCTTTCACCCGTACCAGAAAATCCTTCTTGAGGTCTTGCATCTCGATCATGAGCCGGTGCTCCGGTAGTGACGGATGCCGGATCGCCAGACGACCGCGGCAAGTGTGGCCGCACCCAGCGCGACCAGCGGGGACAGGAAACCGGACCAGGCCGGCAGACCGAGCGGGTCGTCGCGGCCGATCAGCGTCAGCGCCGGCTGGTAGGCGATGAAACCGAAGCCCAGCGTGTACGCGAACAGGTTCCGGAACCAACTTCCATAGACCGAGATCGGGTACGAGGTGAAGTCCCGCCCACCGTAGGTGAACGCCGACCCGATCTCCCCCGAGTCCACCCACCAGAACGCCAGGCTGGCACTGAGCACGAAGATCGAACTGAAGAACACCGCGGCCGCCAGCGGGGTCAGCACCAGCAGCAGCACCCGGGCCGCCGTCCAGTCGACGTCGTTGGCCGCGACCGCCAGGCCCAGCACGGTGAACCCGAACAGCACCCGCAGCGCCTTGCGGACCGGCAGATCCATCAGCAACAACTGCGGCAGCGCGGCCAGCGGCCGGACCAGCACCGCGTCCAGGGTGCCGGCCCGCACATGGTTCTTGAGATGGTCCACGTTCCCGACCAGCAGGTCGGCCAGCGAGAACCCGGCCGCGCTGATCCCGGTGATCAGCACCGCCTCCCGGAGAGTGAATCCGCCCACAGCCGGCGTGGCCCGGAACAGCACCAGCACGGTCAGCACGTCGAACACCGTGGCGCCCATGCTGCCGACCATCTCGACCCAGAACGACGTGCGGTACGAGGCGGCCGACCGGATCTGCGCGGCACCCAGAGCGGCGTACGCCCGCAACTCACCCACCCTGCACCACCAGCCGCCGCTCG from Actinoplanes derwentensis includes these protein-coding regions:
- a CDS encoding ABC transporter ATP-binding protein, which encodes MIEMQDLKKDFLVRVKAGRLRREKRTVAAVDGVSLRIGRGEMVGYIGPNGAGKSTTLKMLTGVLTPTSGTVSVCGLTPVPQRTTLALRIGVVFGQRSQLWWDLPLRESFALLRHIYRVPPADHAARLKRCRDLLDLDEFMDTPVRQLSLGQRMRGELTAALLHGPEVLFLDEPTIGLDVVSKQAVRSFLAELGAAGDTTLVLTTHDLADIERLCDRLVVIGHGRVVHDGSIEALHARYGSRRSLVADLETPLPDGFTLPGTTLAAVTANGHRVTFTLDSATAGTAVAGLVAAVPVRDLSVLEPDIEDVVARLYAER
- a CDS encoding ABC transporter permease; this encodes MGELRAYAALGAAQIRSAASYRTSFWVEMVGSMGATVFDVLTVLVLFRATPAVGGFTLREAVLITGISAAGFSLADLLVGNVDHLKNHVRAGTLDAVLVRPLAALPQLLLMDLPVRKALRVLFGFTVLGLAVAANDVDWTAARVLLLVLTPLAAAVFFSSIFVLSASLAFWWVDSGEIGSAFTYGGRDFTSYPISVYGSWFRNLFAYTLGFGFIAYQPALTLIGRDDPLGLPAWSGFLSPLVALGAATLAAVVWRSGIRHYRSTGS